The DNA region TAGCCTGAACGGCAAGCTTTCTTGCCTTACGGCGTGCAGCTGGTTTCATGAAAAACTCTCTTAAATTTGACTCAGAACGTTAACCATTTCGAGTGCGCTTAATGCTGCTTCAGAGCCTTTATTTCCGGCCTTGGTACCGCTGCGCTCAATGGCTTGTTCAATGCTGTCGGTAGTAATGATGCCAAAAGCCACCGGAATTTCATGCTCTAGTGCAACACGACCTAATCCGCTATTACTTTCACCTGCAACGAAATCGAAGTGTGGCGTACCACCGCGAATCACTGCGCCAACAGCGATAATTGCGTCATAACGACCTGATTTCGCCAACTTCTTCGCAGTTAACGGAATTTCGTAAGCGCCAGGAACCCGCACCACTGTAATATCGTCGGCGTTGACTTGACCGTAGTGCTTAAGCGTTGTTAATGCACCTTCAAGCAGGCTATCAACCACAAAATGATTAAACCGAGAAACAACAATCGCAAATTTTTTACCTGGGGCGGCAATTCCGCCTTCAATTACGTTCATGGTTGGATCCTTTTCTAAAAATCGGCGGGATAATAGCACAAATTTGCCAATCAGGCATGTTCTGGATATTTTCCTACTGCGTGAGAGAGTGCTGCTTTGACACGCTGCAGTTCTTCGTCAATGGTACCGGTGATCATAAACGCCGGTGTTATTTCGACAACTTTTCGGGAGAAATCAAGTGCAATCGGTACAACGGGTACCTGTGCAGCTTGGGCTATGTGAAGGAAGCCTTTCTTCCACTCTTGTACTTTCTTACGCGTCCCCTCTGGCGACAATGCCAGAATGAGTTCATCGCGCTGTTGAAATTGGGCGGTCATTTGCTCGACCACACCACTTGCTGCGCGTCTATCGACGGGAATACCGCCTAACCAACGCAGCAAACCATTCACAGGAAAACGAAAGATAGTGTGCTTACCGAGATAACTCAAATTAAGGCCTAAAGCTAACATCGCAAACACCCCAATAAAGAAATCCCAGTTGGAAGTATGCGGAGCTACGGGAATGATGGCTTTTTTAACGTGTGGCAAATCACCGACGACACGCCAGCCACCTAGCAAACGTAAGCCAACTCGCCCTACCCAACGACTAAAGGCATTTCCGCGTAACGGAAATGCCCCTTTAATGTGTTCAGGAATCGACTCTGAATGAGCTGTTGTCATTATTTGTTACTGAGTTAACGCTTCTTGAATTGCTTCAAGTTTTAATTTAATTCGACGAATATTGTCAGGCCCCGTGCGTAACATTTGTTTTTGCGCTGCAGGCAGTGCTTCAAGCGTTGGGTCAGCATAACGATACATTACGCTATCGTCATTTAACTCGATGACAGTTCCTACCGATGGCGTTTCAAGCAGCACATTAATCGCTTCTAACAGCATCTCGTTCGGGTTTTGATCTGGATAGCCAATTTCGCCAAGCGCTTGCTTCACCAGTGGCTTATAACGTTCAAACATCGATACAAGAACGTCGGTATCTAAACTAACAAACCAATCAACCATCGGGTTATATCGATCATAGCTACGAGGGTCGATATAAATTTTGCCATTTTGCTCAAGCACGCGGAACGGTGCGGTTGGGCCAGCAATTGTCGCTTTTTCTCGAATCACTAAACCTTGGCGCAAGTTATCGACAAACACCACGGTGTCACGAATGAGTTGTTGCCCAGAAATCGGCTCAACGTTTTGCTCAGCAGCCTTTAACTCGTCGAGAACGGCACTGGTGCTATTCGCCATGTCTGGCAATGGCACCTCAGGCTCAGGTTCTGGCTCTAACTCAACGGTTTCACTAATTTCAGGGATGGGTTCTGCTGGTGTCGATGGTTCATCTGACTCAACTGCAGGTGTTGTTTCTTCGTTTTGAGTGACCGGTGTGGGCTGTTTTATTTCAGGCTTCTTCGCACTATTTTGCTGTTTCGCAAGATAAAACACCACCACAATTGCTATCGCAAGTAATACGATAACACTAATGATCAACTTACCTTTATGCGTTGACGGTGTTGGTGCTGGTTCTTGCCCGAAATCTCTCATTGCTTGCCCCTTGAACTATTATTTCTGATCGCGCTCAGCACGATAAAAAACCAATTCACTCTCAGTCGACTCATCGGCATTAAAGCGATAGCCGGCTGTATTAAATTGGCGCAGTTCAGCCACTGACTTTGGTTGTTCAGTCATTATAAAACGCGCCATCATGCCACGCGCCTTTTTAGCCCAAAAACTGATGACCTTAAATTCACCATTTTTTTCATCCTTGAATACCGGTGTCACCACTTGCGCATTTAAACGCTTCGGCTGCACACTCGAAAAGTACTCTTGCGAAGCCAAATTGATGACGATCTCCGAATCAATGGCTTCCAAATCTTCATTGAGCATGTCGGTAATTTCGTCGCCCCAAAACTCATATAAAGTACGGCCACGAGCAGTATCTAGCTTCGTTCCCATCTCTAAACGGTAGGGCTGCATTAAATCCAGTGGTCTCAATACACCATATAGACCAGACAAAATGCGTAAATGTTCCTGAGCATACGCAATTGCATCGGCAGATAATTTTTCAGCTGCCAAACCGCTATACACATCACCATCAAATGCGTAAATGGCTGGACGTGCATTATTTTTGGTGAATGGGGTGTGCCACTCGGCAAACCGAGCGGCATTTAAACCCGCCAACTTGTCACTAATTTTCATCAGTTGACTGAGTTGCTGTGGAGACAACGCTTGGCAACGGTCGACTAACTCCTGCGCTCGCTCGAGCATACGCGGTTGCGTGTGTTCTTCCGTCGGCAATGGGCTGTCATAATCCAAGTTCTTTGCTGGTGAAATAACTACAAGCATCGTTCTCTCCACGTTTGAAATGATTTATCCCTATGGTAATGGGTCTAAATCTTCGCCTTCTTTTTCAACTTCTGGTGGCATTAAGTCTTCGCGACTTACACCTAAAGCTAATGCCAGTGAACTAGCGATATAAATTGATGAATAGGTACCAATGACCACACCAAATAATAGCGCGGTTGCGAAACCATGAATCAATTGTCCGCCTAAGAAGAACAATGCAACCAATACCAAGATTGTTGTTAATGAGGTAATCACGGTTCGACTCATCGTATCCGTTAACGCGCCATCAATTGTTTCTTCTGATGTGCCTTTATGGTACTTACGAAAGTTTTCGCGAACTCGGTCACAAACAACAACGGTATCGTTAATGGAATAACCAATCACCGCCAACAATGCTGCTAATACAGTTAGGTCAAACTCTAGACCAAGAACTGAAAATAGCCCAAGCGTAATAATCACATCGTGCGCAAGAGCACCAACCGCACCCAAGGCCAAGCGCCACTCAAAGCGCAGAGCAATGTAGATCAGGATACAAATTAAGGCTGTTAACATCGCTAACCCGCCTTGTTCAGTCAGTTCATCACCTACTTGCGGACCAACGAATTCGATACGGCGCATCTCAACCTGACCGTTCGATTCAGATTGCAACAGGCTAAGAATTTCGTTGCCTAGCTCCTGTGCTTTAACCCCTTCACGCGGTTCAATACGAATCAATACGTCTTGCTGCGTACCGAAGTTTTGCACCACAGCGCCACCAAAGCCATTTGCGTCTAGGGTTTTACGAACCGCCGGCAAATCAGCGGCTGTTTCATAACCAACTTCAATAACCGTACCGCCCGTAAAATCGAGGCCCCAGTTCAGCTGGTTGACACTCAGGCTGACAATTGACGCAACAATTAGTAAGCCGCTCATAAACCAAGCCGCCATGCGATAGCGCATGAATGAAATGGTTTTATTTGTCTTGATAATCTCGTGCATAACTGTCCCCTTCTATACCGACAATTTATCGATGCGTTTGCCACCCCACACAGCATTAATAACTGCACGGGTACCGACAATTGCGGTAAACATCGAGGTGATGATGCCAATTGCTAAGGTGACTGCGAAACCTTTGACCGGTCCGGTACCTACAGCAAACAAAATAATAGCGACAATTAACGTGGTGATATTCGCATCCATAATGGTTGAGAATGCACTGTCGTAACCATGGTGAATGGCTTGCTGCGGGCTACGCTTCGCTTTAATTTCTTCGCGTATTCGCTCAAATATCAGCACGTTCGCATCAACCGCCATACCAACGGTTAAAACAATACCGGCCATACCCGGCAATGTTAACGTTGCGCCTGGAATCATCGACATGACGCCAATGATCAACACTAAGTTCGCGGTAAGCGCAAGGTTGGCAACTAAGCCAAACTTTCTGTAATACAACACCATGAAGAAAACGACGAGAACAAAGCCCCAAACAATGGCTTGTGTACCAAGTGCAATGTTTTCTTTACCTAGGCTCGGGCCTAAAGTACGTTCTTCAACAATTTGAATTGGTGCGATTAGCGCACCAGCGCGAAGCAGCAATGCTAAATTCTGAGCTTCTTGTTGCGAACTAATACCCGTGATACGGAAGTTACTACCCAAGCGTGATTGGATTGTTGCCACGTTGATCACTTCAGCATGACGTTCAAACACAATGCGGTCATTTTCGTCACGTTCGCCGGTGGCCTTAAACTCGATAAACAAGGTCGCCATTGGTTTACCGACGTTATCACGAGTGGCTAATGACATTTTGTCACCACCAGCACCATCTAACGAAATACTCACTTGCGGACGTTGGTTTTCATCAAAGCCCGAAGTCGCGTTGACAATATGGTCACCGGTAAGTATCACATCTTCGCGTAGTAGTGTGTTACCGCCGTTACGGTTAGGAAATAATTCAGAGCCAAATGGCACACGGCCCATTTCAGCATCACGAAGACTATTTTCGTCATCAACTAAACGGAATTCTAAGGTTGCGGTTGCGCCTAAAATTTCTTTCGCACGCGCCGTGTCTTGAACACCCGGCAGTTGCACGACAATACGATCAGCACCTTGACGCTGAAC from Pseudidiomarina andamanensis includes:
- the yaaA gene encoding peroxide stress protein YaaA — its product is MLVVISPAKNLDYDSPLPTEEHTQPRMLERAQELVDRCQALSPQQLSQLMKISDKLAGLNAARFAEWHTPFTKNNARPAIYAFDGDVYSGLAAEKLSADAIAYAQEHLRILSGLYGVLRPLDLMQPYRLEMGTKLDTARGRTLYEFWGDEITDMLNEDLEAIDSEIVINLASQEYFSSVQPKRLNAQVVTPVFKDEKNGEFKVISFWAKKARGMMARFIMTEQPKSVAELRQFNTAGYRFNADESTESELVFYRAERDQK
- a CDS encoding lysophospholipid acyltransferase family protein, whose product is MTTAHSESIPEHIKGAFPLRGNAFSRWVGRVGLRLLGGWRVVGDLPHVKKAIIPVAPHTSNWDFFIGVFAMLALGLNLSYLGKHTIFRFPVNGLLRWLGGIPVDRRAASGVVEQMTAQFQQRDELILALSPEGTRKKVQEWKKGFLHIAQAAQVPVVPIALDFSRKVVEITPAFMITGTIDEELQRVKAALSHAVGKYPEHA
- the secF gene encoding protein translocase subunit SecF; this encodes MHEIIKTNKTISFMRYRMAAWFMSGLLIVASIVSLSVNQLNWGLDFTGGTVIEVGYETAADLPAVRKTLDANGFGGAVVQNFGTQQDVLIRIEPREGVKAQELGNEILSLLQSESNGQVEMRRIEFVGPQVGDELTEQGGLAMLTALICILIYIALRFEWRLALGAVGALAHDVIITLGLFSVLGLEFDLTVLAALLAVIGYSINDTVVVCDRVRENFRKYHKGTSEETIDGALTDTMSRTVITSLTTILVLVALFFLGGQLIHGFATALLFGVVIGTYSSIYIASSLALALGVSREDLMPPEVEKEGEDLDPLP
- a CDS encoding DUF3014 domain-containing protein translates to MRDFGQEPAPTPSTHKGKLIISVIVLLAIAIVVVFYLAKQQNSAKKPEIKQPTPVTQNEETTPAVESDEPSTPAEPIPEISETVELEPEPEPEVPLPDMANSTSAVLDELKAAEQNVEPISGQQLIRDTVVFVDNLRQGLVIREKATIAGPTAPFRVLEQNGKIYIDPRSYDRYNPMVDWFVSLDTDVLVSMFERYKPLVKQALGEIGYPDQNPNEMLLEAINVLLETPSVGTVIELNDDSVMYRYADPTLEALPAAQKQMLRTGPDNIRRIKLKLEAIQEALTQ
- the secD gene encoding protein translocase subunit SecD; the encoded protein is MLNKFPLWKNLMVIAILAIAALYALPNIYGEDYAVQISASRNASVTTDTLGRVEQTLEEISITPKGVTLENDQILVRVNSDVEQLQARDALLRELGTDYIVALNLAPATPDWLASIGATPMKLGLDLRGGVHFLMEVDMQEAVRKIQDQMRDTVRAELREERIRSTSIRRQDSDVVVELRTTEDYTAAEQYLDNRYPGYTLIEEEATQTLRLRMTEAKLKETQDYAISQNVTILRNRVNELGVAEPVVQRQGADRIVVQLPGVQDTARAKEILGATATLEFRLVDDENSLRDAEMGRVPFGSELFPNRNGGNTLLREDVILTGDHIVNATSGFDENQRPQVSISLDGAGGDKMSLATRDNVGKPMATLFIEFKATGERDENDRIVFERHAEVINVATIQSRLGSNFRITGISSQQEAQNLALLLRAGALIAPIQIVEERTLGPSLGKENIALGTQAIVWGFVLVVFFMVLYYRKFGLVANLALTANLVLIIGVMSMIPGATLTLPGMAGIVLTVGMAVDANVLIFERIREEIKAKRSPQQAIHHGYDSAFSTIMDANITTLIVAIILFAVGTGPVKGFAVTLAIGIITSMFTAIVGTRAVINAVWGGKRIDKLSV
- the ribH gene encoding 6,7-dimethyl-8-ribityllumazine synthase; translation: MNVIEGGIAAPGKKFAIVVSRFNHFVVDSLLEGALTTLKHYGQVNADDITVVRVPGAYEIPLTAKKLAKSGRYDAIIAVGAVIRGGTPHFDFVAGESNSGLGRVALEHEIPVAFGIITTDSIEQAIERSGTKAGNKGSEAALSALEMVNVLSQI